One genomic segment of Saprospiraceae bacterium includes these proteins:
- a CDS encoding purine-nucleoside phosphorylase yields MSELFQQIDESVAFLKSKLGHIPETGIILGTGLGKLSDRVKKFKEISFNLIPHFAPPTVESHTGKIILAEWNDKQVLILSGRLHYYEGYSTQEITYPIRVLKEIGIRQLWITNASGSVNPDLHAGDAVFLRDHINFHPENPLRGHYEPRMGVRFPDMSEVYNKNLLSKAEQCCVKLGIPFRKVVYFGLQGPSLETPAEYRMIRILGADVVGMSTVPEVIVAHQCGLKILAVSLVTNSCPDDPDYDKTSLESVLRVVEQNASKIYDIIEAMLGEGACRPVGL; encoded by the coding sequence ATGTCAGAATTATTTCAGCAAATTGACGAAAGCGTAGCCTTTCTAAAATCGAAACTCGGCCATATCCCTGAAACCGGAATTATATTGGGTACAGGCCTGGGCAAATTATCCGACCGTGTAAAGAAGTTCAAAGAAATTTCTTTCAATCTTATTCCGCATTTTGCGCCTCCCACTGTGGAAAGCCATACCGGAAAAATCATACTGGCCGAATGGAATGATAAGCAGGTCCTCATTTTGTCCGGTCGCTTGCATTATTACGAAGGCTATTCTACCCAGGAAATCACTTACCCCATCAGGGTCTTAAAGGAGATCGGGATCAGACAATTGTGGATCACCAATGCCAGTGGATCTGTTAACCCGGACTTGCATGCCGGGGATGCTGTTTTTCTGAGGGATCATATAAATTTTCATCCTGAAAATCCGCTTCGGGGACATTACGAACCCAGAATGGGGGTTCGCTTTCCGGACATGTCTGAAGTTTACAATAAGAATTTACTTTCCAAAGCCGAACAATGTTGTGTTAAATTAGGCATTCCCTTTCGCAAAGTGGTTTATTTCGGATTACAAGGTCCCAGTTTGGAAACTCCTGCAGAATACAGGATGATCCGCATTCTGGGCGCAGATGTAGTCGGAATGTCAACGGTTCCTGAAGTCATCGTTGCTCATCAATGCGGACTTAAAATTTTAGCGGTATCGTTGGTTACAAATTCTTGTCCCGACGATCCGGATTATGACAAAACCAGTCTGGAATCGGTACTTCGGGTGGTTGAGCAGAATGCGTCGAAGATTTACGATATTATTGAGGCGATGTTGGGGGAGGGGGCTTGTAGGCCTGTAGGCCTGTAG
- the mqnC gene encoding dehypoxanthine futalosine cyclase codes for MAFIQKDLLYKALNREYLTAEEGLWLFKHAPTAELMHTGHKIRQLQVPGNKVGWIIDRNANTTNVCIANCKFCNFYRPPGHRESYITKLNEYRHKIEETFRYGGHQLLLQGGHHPDLGLDYYCKLFRDLKNMFPTLKLHALGPPEIAHITKLENSSHTEVLKALKEAGLDSLPGAGAEILSDRVRRLVSKGKCGSQEWLDIMRAAHQLRITTSATMMFGHVETHEERMEHLVSIRQVQSEKPSDAKGFLAFIPWPFQDEGTMLRKLNRARNACTADEYIRMIAVSRIMLPNIINIQASWLTVGKPTAQVCLYAGANDFGSIMIEENVVSAAGAAFRFTASGIQKAIREAGFEPQLRNQEYEPLVWDPSTEDQKLDRSFMQVN; via the coding sequence ATGGCATTCATTCAAAAAGATCTGCTATACAAAGCCCTCAACAGGGAATATCTTACTGCGGAAGAAGGGCTCTGGCTGTTTAAGCATGCTCCAACAGCCGAATTGATGCATACAGGCCACAAAATCAGGCAATTGCAAGTTCCCGGCAACAAGGTTGGCTGGATCATAGACCGGAATGCAAATACCACCAATGTTTGCATCGCCAACTGTAAATTCTGTAATTTCTACAGGCCTCCGGGGCATCGGGAATCCTACATAACCAAACTAAACGAGTACAGACACAAAATAGAGGAAACCTTCCGCTATGGCGGGCACCAGCTCCTGCTTCAGGGTGGGCACCATCCGGATCTGGGGCTCGATTACTATTGCAAATTGTTCCGGGATCTCAAAAACATGTTTCCCACACTCAAATTGCACGCACTCGGTCCGCCGGAAATTGCGCATATCACTAAACTCGAAAATTCAAGTCACACCGAAGTCCTGAAAGCGTTGAAGGAAGCTGGACTGGACAGTTTACCCGGTGCCGGTGCTGAAATTCTGTCAGATCGGGTGAGAAGATTGGTTTCCAAAGGCAAATGCGGTTCACAGGAATGGCTCGACATCATGCGTGCAGCACATCAACTTAGAATTACGACCTCTGCGACCATGATGTTCGGTCATGTCGAAACGCATGAAGAGCGGATGGAACATCTGGTTTCCATAAGGCAGGTTCAATCTGAAAAGCCATCAGACGCTAAAGGGTTTCTGGCATTTATTCCCTGGCCGTTTCAGGACGAAGGGACGATGCTCAGAAAACTCAACCGCGCCAGAAATGCATGTACTGCCGACGAATACATCCGGATGATCGCTGTTTCGAGGATCATGCTGCCTAATATTATCAATATTCAGGCTTCCTGGCTCACTGTGGGGAAACCCACGGCCCAGGTCTGTTTATATGCAGGTGCAAACGATTTTGGAAGTATCATGATCGAAGAAAATGTCGTTTCAGCAGCAGGGGCTGCATTCCGGTTCACTGCCAGCGGAATTCAAAAAGCAATACGGGAAGCGGGGTTTGAACCGCAACTCCGGAATCAGGAATACGAACCTTTGGTCTGGGATCCTTCTACTGAAGATCAGAAGCTGGATCGCAGCTTCATGCAGGTAAATTAA
- a CDS encoding ribosome maturation factor, with translation MYTEEIQDLLAKKFQEESFRDCFLVAIEQHGKTTRIFVDSDSGMNFEKCQRLSRYLEKFFDENGWFGPDYVLEVSSPGLTRPLLYPRQYVKNIGRELQVKLADGSSTQGTILDADDTLLILGREELRKEGKKKIKENIEMQLPYNAIAEAKIVIKI, from the coding sequence ATGTACACAGAAGAAATTCAGGATCTCCTCGCGAAGAAATTTCAGGAAGAAAGCTTTCGGGATTGTTTTTTGGTGGCGATCGAACAACACGGGAAAACGACAAGAATTTTTGTCGACAGCGATAGTGGAATGAATTTTGAAAAATGTCAGCGTTTGAGCAGATATCTGGAAAAATTCTTCGACGAAAATGGATGGTTCGGACCTGATTATGTGCTGGAAGTTTCTTCGCCAGGTTTAACCAGGCCACTGCTTTATCCAAGGCAATACGTCAAAAATATTGGCAGGGAGTTGCAGGTGAAGTTGGCAGATGGGTCTTCTACACAGGGGACTATTCTCGATGCGGACGACACATTATTGATATTAGGGCGGGAAGAACTTAGAAAAGAGGGAAAAAAAAAGATCAAAGAAAACATAGAAATGCAATTGCCTTATAATGCCATTGCAGAAGCAAAAATTGTCATAAAAATTTAG
- the nusA gene encoding transcription termination/antitermination protein NusA — protein sequence MKLVETFAEFKAGKNIDRPTMMRVLEDVFRSMIRKKYASDENFNVIVNTQKGDLEIWRIRKIVPDGEVTDDLKEIAISEAMAIDEEYEIGLECYEQLELDDFGRRAIMAARQTLVSRVMELEKDDVYKRYSEREGELVIGEVNQVLKKEFLIIDDATNNELILPRTETIRGDHFRKGDIVRSVIKKVELKNNQPFITLSRTDPSFLQRLMEQEVPEIEDGLIVIRKIVRLPGERAKVAVESFDDRIDPVGACVGMKGSRIHGIVRELRNENIDIVNFTNNLNLYIQRSLTPAKISSIEIDEANKKASVYLKADQLSLAIGKGGANIKLASRLTGYEIDVYRDQDEGEIDDVDLDEFTDEIEEWVIDAFKKIGCDTARSVLTLSVEELVRRTDLEEETVIEVIKILEEELKD from the coding sequence ATGAAACTTGTAGAAACTTTTGCGGAGTTTAAAGCGGGCAAAAATATCGACAGACCCACAATGATGAGGGTATTGGAGGATGTCTTCCGTTCCATGATCCGTAAGAAATATGCTTCAGATGAAAATTTCAACGTCATCGTCAATACCCAAAAAGGGGATCTCGAGATCTGGCGTATCCGCAAGATCGTACCCGATGGGGAGGTCACAGACGATCTGAAAGAAATCGCGATTTCGGAGGCCATGGCCATTGACGAGGAATATGAAATAGGGCTGGAATGTTACGAACAGCTCGAATTGGATGATTTTGGGCGAAGAGCCATCATGGCAGCGAGACAAACGCTGGTATCCAGAGTTATGGAACTGGAAAAAGACGATGTCTATAAAAGATATTCCGAGCGCGAAGGGGAATTGGTCATCGGCGAGGTGAATCAGGTTTTGAAAAAGGAATTTTTAATCATAGACGATGCAACCAACAACGAATTGATACTTCCAAGAACCGAAACGATTCGCGGAGATCATTTTCGGAAAGGCGATATCGTGAGATCCGTCATTAAAAAAGTAGAACTCAAAAATAACCAGCCGTTTATTACCTTGTCCAGAACAGATCCGAGTTTCCTTCAAAGACTTATGGAACAGGAAGTTCCCGAAATCGAAGACGGACTCATTGTGATCCGCAAAATTGTGCGGCTTCCCGGCGAGCGTGCAAAAGTGGCAGTCGAATCCTTCGACGACCGGATCGACCCGGTAGGTGCCTGTGTTGGTATGAAAGGAAGCAGGATTCACGGAATTGTGCGCGAATTGAGAAATGAAAATATCGATATTGTAAACTTTACCAACAATCTCAATCTCTATATTCAAAGATCGCTTACACCGGCAAAGATCAGCAGCATCGAAATTGATGAGGCCAACAAAAAAGCCAGTGTATATCTGAAAGCAGACCAGTTGTCGCTCGCTATTGGAAAAGGCGGCGCCAATATCAAACTCGCCTCGAGACTGACCGGTTATGAAATCGATGTATATCGCGACCAGGATGAAGGAGAAATTGACGATGTGGATCTGGATGAATTTACCGACGAGATCGAAGAATGGGTTATCGATGCATTTAAAAAGATCGGATGCGATACTGCCAGAAGTGTGTTGACATTGAGTGTTGAAGAACTGGTTCGGCGGACCGATCTCGAAGAAGAAACCGTTATTGAGGTTATAAAAATATTGGAAGAGGAATTAAAAGATTGA